From a single Oreochromis niloticus isolate F11D_XX linkage group LG4, O_niloticus_UMD_NMBU, whole genome shotgun sequence genomic region:
- the rabep2 gene encoding rab GTPase-binding effector protein 2, which produces MMELPDEKMSSKNEDTETSLQAQLADCRAQVEHWQGVATICELSKQEELAELQKQCDQEIQSLQEALRETAAQYEARIAVLQSQPVEWKRSSGPHMISGRKGRVDAEHASVINSLTEDESAPSTHSHPPELEAVPEGEGAALTTEGYFSLRNCDSASLSSFSLDTPSLPRKHHAQDDTDSLVSTGTLVPEAIYLPPAGHRLVTHSDWDALNAQLSELRGEVSRLQAEKEELERELDTQSNHTHKQVSTLQSQVQASESLLQDLQKSFSQSQNAVQSRLAELSLSQRKMCNELSRLKGEEVEEDVPDTGSSFSAALHGAHCEERLRIEIVNLREQLDTRTEENEVLEVQFSSLKTETEKIHAQREQLQAELLACRTELEALRVALSHVQSTNKTLSSEKATLNQQCLELRSQVISMRSQVDTSQAVQRDFVELSQSLQVKLELIRQAESLEQVKEILEEGHGEDSSPPVDTP; this is translated from the exons AGACGAGCCTGCAGGCCCAGCTAGCAGACTGCAGAGCACAGGTCGAACACTGGCAGGGCGTGGCGACGATCTGTGAGCTGAGCAAACAGGAGGAACTGGCTGAGCTGCAAAAACAATGTGATCAAGAGATCCAGTCACTGCAGGAGGCTCTCAGAG AGACAGCAGCTCAGTACGAGGCCAGGATAGCTGTTCTGCAGTCTCAACCAGTAGAGTGGAAGAGATCCAGTGGACCCCACATG ATCAGTGGAAGGAAGGGAAGGGTGGATGCCGAACACGCGTCAGTCATCAACAGCCTGACTGAGGACGAATCGGCGCCATCGACGCACAGCCATCCACCAGAGCTGGAGGCGGTGCCGGAGGGAGAAGGTGCTGCACTTACAACAGAAGGATATTTTTCACTAAGGAACTGTGACTCAGCCTCGTTGTCCTCTTTCTCCTTGGACACACCATCGCTGCCCAGAAAACACCACGCTCAGGACGACACTGACTCATTGGTCTCCACGGGTACTTTGGTGCCTGAAGCCATTTACCTGCCACCGGCTGGGCACCGGCTGGTCACACACAGTGACTGGGACGCGCTCAATGCTCAG TTGTCAGAGCTGCGAGGGGAAGTGAGTCGCCTGCAGGCGGAGAAGGAGGAGCTGGAGAGAGAACTGGATACCCAGAGCAACCACACGCACAAACAG GTATCAACCCTCCAGTCTCAGGTCCAGGCTTCAGAGTCTCTCCTCCAGGATTTGCAGAAATCTTTCAGCCAGTCACAGAATGCAGTCCAGAGCCGGCTG GCGGAGTTGTCCCTTTCTCAGAGGAAGATGTGCAATGAGCTTTCCAGACTGAAAGGAGAAGAGGTTGAGGAGGATGTACCAGACACCGGCTCATCATTCTCAGCAGCACTACAT GGTGCACACTGTGAAGAGCGCCTTCGCATTGAGATAGTCAACCTGAGGGAGCAGCTGGACACACGGACAGAGGAGAACG AAGTTTTAGAGG tGCAGTTTTCCAGTCTGAAGACCGAGACAGAGAAGATCCACGCTCAGAGGGAGCAGTTGCAGGCTGAGCTGCTGGCGTGTCGCACTGAACTGGAAGCCCTCCGGGTGGCGCTCTCTCATGTGCAAAGCACCAACAAGACCCTCAGCAGCGAGAAA GCAACTCTGAACCAGCAGTGTCTGGAACTGCGGAGCCAGGTGATCAGCATGCGCTCTCAGGTCGACACCAGCCAGGCCGTGCAGCGAGACTTCGTTGAGCTCTCCCAGTCACTGCAG GTGAAGCTGGAGTTAATTCGGCAGGCAGAGAGTCTGGAGCAAGTCAAGGAAATCCTGGAAGAGGGACATGGTGAAGATAGCTCCCCACCTGTGGATACCCCGTGA